Below is a genomic region from Candidatus Nealsonbacteria bacterium.
CCACATAAAAAGCTTGTTCTTTTCCTGTAACCTAACCCTAATCCCATAATTATTATTACAATCAATGGATTACCAATCAGAATAAATAATGAGAATATTATTATCGGCAATGTGAGTGCCTGAAAATTATAAAAAATAATAGATGAGCCAAGGATAACAAAGAATATTAAGATGAAAAAGTCTCTTAATGGTTTTATTCTATTAGCTATTTGAAAGTGTTCTGATGAATTAGCTAGGGCTAGTCCGGCCAAGAATCCAGCCACTTCAATTGAAAAACCTATTCCAGTATAAACTCTTAACAAATCTGTAGCGGCTACCAAAGCAAAAACCCAAGCGAGACTTACTAAAAAGAGAAGTTCTTGTGATCTTGCTATCTTATGAAAAAGGTAAGGAAGGGCATTTCTTCCTAGTATTAACATTATACTAAAAAGAATTATTCCCATAAAAAAGGTTTCAATCAGCTGTCTTGGCGCAAAGTTACCGTCACTTCCGATACCAGCAAGGATAATTAACATCAGAATAACCACAAAGTCTTGAACAAGTAGAAACCCTATGCTTATTTTTCCATAAAGACTATTAAGACTCTTTTTATCTGAAAGAAGCTTAACTATGATAATGGTACTGGAAAAAGTTAAACAAACGGCAATATAGGCGGCATGAATAGTAGGAAAGCCCAAAACCATTGCGATAATGAATCCAAATATTGAAGTAAATAATATTTGTCCGAGACCGATAAATACTGATGTTGCTCCAACTGTCTTTAAAGATGTGTAATTCATCTCAAGACCAATTAAAAACAACAAAAACATAATACCAAGCTCTGAAAAGAGATGAAAAGAATCATTGTTTCCGAAACTAAAAAAACCGAACTGCCTTTGAATGAGTCCGATAATTATACCTGTTGCGATATAGGCTAATATCAATGGTTGCTTCAAGGTCTTTGCGATAATACCTAATAAAGCAGCTAAACAAATAATAATTGCTAGTTCAAATAATCCACCCATTTATTTATTTTTAGTTAAATTTTGAAGAAGAACTGTCTGTGTTGAAAAGGTCATTAATGTAATCATATAGTTGTTTATTATAGACGGAATATTTTAAAAAATCAAAATTTATCTATTTTATCGTTGTC
It encodes:
- a CDS encoding cation:proton antiporter codes for the protein MGGLFELAIIICLAALLGIIAKTLKQPLILAYIATGIIIGLIQRQFGFFSFGNNDSFHLFSELGIMFLLFLIGLEMNYTSLKTVGATSVFIGLGQILFTSIFGFIIAMVLGFPTIHAAYIAVCLTFSSTIIIVKLLSDKKSLNSLYGKISIGFLLVQDFVVILMLIILAGIGSDGNFAPRQLIETFFMGIILFSIMLILGRNALPYLFHKIARSQELLFLVSLAWVFALVAATDLLRVYTGIGFSIEVAGFLAGLALANSSEHFQIANRIKPLRDFFILIFFVILGSSIIFYNFQALTLPIIIFSLFILIGNPLIVIIIMGLGLGYRKRTSFLCGITVAQISEFSLILAALGLRIGHLNESVVALIAAVGIITITTSTYLIMYSDGIYNFLSPFLSFFEKSKTREDVTFADLTKPIIMIGYDRTGKSIAYNIPKEDLLIIDFNPDIITELTEQGFSCLYGDVIDPLIFETVNFSDAKTVISTSPNIEDNLNVVAGISKLAKRPKVILRAETKEDAMMLYKEGADYVFIPLLSSGQYLGKIFNLDPKLESIHLLKEKDINFMKKISSKKEHYKFGHL